A single genomic interval of Macadamia integrifolia cultivar HAES 741 chromosome 6, SCU_Mint_v3, whole genome shotgun sequence harbors:
- the LOC122081537 gene encoding SUPPRESSOR OF ABI3-5-like isoform X3, whose amino-acid sequence MDPGRYILHQGWDNNSASEGYGPLHEPDYRVGGSYDGRRFLDEGFSRDNIYPRGSYHRDIVERDNYPTQQSVVGVWPQQSFDEEYALIREPKRHEKPYIDGFREAAKYREIDRFQDGYRGVDSYHNVDSCHDYGFDRPARLGGQDRDEFAADDYDHRHRISYQSRGDSHEKGRYSYDSDYDRASRRDGSWRKRDSRDRDRDHDMRSRERDQSPHRRHERSRSRSHGHDDRLRSRSRSPRSRIHSRSHREDSYDDNQHERGEKRRDRDGKRLLDHSSAAPSATLVVKGLSQKTTEEDLYQILAEWGPIRHVRVIKERNSGISRGFAFIDFPSVGEARKMVDGIGDDGLVVDGRKLFFEYSKPTTGAGGPPYGQENAVKSRSHQIAPPSDWMCTICNCVNFARRTSCFQCNEPRTDDAAAADVASSNPTQLGRKGSEAGPTHVLVVRGLDENADEEMLRYEFSKHAPIKDLRLVRDKFTHVSRGFAFVHFHSVEDATKALEATNGTTLEKNGQILRVAYAKSIHGPGLGASGASQSSSLAAAAIEAATFAQQYDAVGWAPKEYNPDDKQSTSGQEQGSSDGGQKDGSAPQSGFVWDEASGYYYDATSGFYYDGNTGLYYDSSNGTWYSYDQQTQQYVPCGDQNDKTSGKAANEPKASDSASNRKVVISAPAATITLNEKSASLPDAVQAAASAALAAEKKEKEKMKEIRVASKSNILANKKKMSNVLSMWKQRNNAGQAARIVLDDTQPSGSMDDRPKNKFRSDSMSAKENTSASLGFPSAVVGRGASNTLTTPITAQTASAVSEIGPQPVRNSSGGTLMGVIRGSGRGVMKSDATLSGRPFSSSPAITNIAATSAVNPETPAIQTPFRTDVSALGSYTPPATGSGKRRFSEKPASSHREQPQTTYRDRAAERRSLYGSSSIGDGFADSSKSRFGIRKRFFIGDWGMHFSPRVGGRGARDVISGILSCEVISDERAIDENNVGNIIVSWVGWTQGMGKDRCSVTEPVQAPVMEDRAGLGSKQRKTLEVQAGDSYRTLIQKRSLARFHEISQQFRLVQCIHVEPMSFCFLPLFYGHASFIAL is encoded by the exons ATGGATCCTGGACGATATATACTCCATCAAGGATGGGATAATAACAGC GCTTCGGAGGGTTATGGTCCACTGCATGAGCCAGACTATCG GGTTGGTGGTTCATATGATGGTAGGAGGTTTCTGGATGAGGGATTCTCAAGGGACAATATCTATCCAAGGGGCTCCTATCATCGGGACATTGTTGAGAGGGATAATTATCCAACTCAACAATCTGTTGTTGGTGTTTGGCCTCAACAAAGTTTTGATGAAGAGTATGCACTTATTAGGGAACCCAAGCGACATGAGAAGCCATATATTGATGGTTTTCGTGAAGCTGCTAAGTATCGTGAGATTGACAGGTTTCAGGATGGTTATCGTGGTGTTGACAGCTACCACAATGTAGATAGTTGCCATGATTATGGGTTTGATAGGCCTGCTAGGCTTGGAGGACAGGATCGTGATGAATTTGCCGCTGATGATTATGATCATAGACACCGTATTTCCTACCAAAGCAGGGGGGATAGCCATGAAAAGGGTCGATATAGTTATGACTCTGATTATGATAGAGCTAGTAGGAGAGACGGAAGTTGGAGGAAGCGTGACTCTCGTGATCGTGATCGCGACCATGATATGAGGAGTCGGGAAAGAGACCAAAGCCCACATAGGAGGCATGAGCGATCTCGATCTCGATCTCATGGGCATGATGATCGACTAAGATCAAGATCAAGGTCACCTCGAAGTCGCATCCATAGTCGAAGTCATCGGGAGGACAGCTATGATGACAATCAACATGAGAGGGGTGAAAAACGAAGGGACCGTGATGGCAAACGACTCCTTGATCATTCATCGGCG GCTCCGTCAGCTACTCTTGTTGTGAAGGGTCTGTCGCAGAAAACAACTGAAGAGGATTTATATCAGATTCTT GCTGAGTGGGGACCCATCCGTCATGTACGTGTAATTAAAGAGAGGAATTCTGGGATCTCACGTGGTTTTGCTTTTATTGATTTCCCTTCTGTG GGAGAGGCACGTAAGATGGTGGATGGAATTGGAGATGATGGTCTGGTTGTGGATGGCAGGAAGCTCTTTTTTGAGTATAG CAAGCCAACAACTGGAGCAGGTGGACCTCCTTATGGACAGGAAAATGCAGTGAAATCAAGAAGCCACCAAATTGCACCTCCATCTGATTGGATGTGCACTATTTGCAACTGTGTGAATTTTGCACGGCGGACTTCCTGTTTCCAG TGCAACGAGCCAAGGACTGATGATGCTGCAGCAGCGGATGTAGCGTCATCTAATCCCACCCAACTGGGAAGAAAAGGATCGGAAGCAG GTCCAACTCATGTTCTGGTTGTTCGTGGGCTGGATGAAAATGCTGATGAAGAAATGCTTCGGTATGAGTTCTCCAAACATGCTCCAATCAAG GATCTTCGTCTTGTCAGGGACAAATTTACTCATGTTTCTAGGGGATTTGCATTTGTCCATTTCCACTCG GTGGAGGATGCTACCAAAGCTTTGGAAGCAACAAATGGAACAACACTTGAAAAGAATGGTCAAATCTTACGGgtggcatatgcaaaaagcataCATGGTCCAGGGTTGGGTGCATCTGGGGCTTCACAGTCAAGCAGTCTTGCTGCTGCTGCAATTGAGGCAGCAACGTTTGCTCAACAG TATGATGCTGTTGGATGGGCACCTAAAGAATATAATCCAGATGATAAACAATCCACCAGTGGGCAGGAGCAAGGAAGCAGTGATGGAGGTCAAAAGGATGGCTCAGCTCCCCAATCTGGATTTGTATGGGATGAAGCATCTGGTTATTATTATGATGCCACTTCCGGGTTCTACTATGATGGGAATACAG GTCTTTATTATGATAGTAGCAATGGAACCTGGTATTCTTATGATCAGCAAACTCAGCAGTATGTCCCTTGTGGTGATCAGAATGACAAGACGTCTGGAAAAGCAGCAAATGAGCCAAAGGCATCTGATAGTGCTAGTAACAGAAAAGTAGTGATATCTGCACCTGCTGCTACAATAACATTAAATGAGAAGAGTGCGTCATTACCAGATGCTGTTCAGGCTGCTGCATCTGCAGCTCTTGCtgcagaaaagaaagagaaggagaaaatgaaagagataAGGGTGGCCTCAAAGAGCAACATTCTTGcgaacaagaagaaaatgagTAATGTTTTAAGCATGTGGAAGCAAAGGAATAATGCAGGTCAGGCAGCTCGGATCGTTCTCGATGACACTCAGCCTTCAGGTTCAATGGATGACAGGCCTAAAAACAAGTTCAGAAGTGATTCTATGTCAGCAAAGGAAAATACTTCTGCCAGTTTGGGATTTCCCTCAGCAGTTGTCGGTCGTGGTGCTAGTAACACGTTAACTACCCCAATTACTGCACAGACTGCTTCTGCAGTTTCTGAGATCGGACCACAACCTGTCAGAAACAGTTCAGGAGGCACATTAATGGGGGTGATTAGAGGTTCTGGAAGAGGGGTCATGAAGTCAGATGCTACTTTGTCTGGCAGACCTTTCTCCTCTTCACCTGCTATTACAAACATTGCAGCGACATCAGCAGTTAATCCAGAGACACCAGCCATACAAACTCCCTTCAGAACAGATGTATCTGCACTGGGTTCCTACACACCGCCTGCTACTGGAAGTGGCAAGCGAAGATTCTCTGAGAAGCCAGCTTCTTCTCATAGGGAACAGCCTCAGACAACATATAGGGACCGTGCAGCTGAGAGGAGGAGCCTCTATGGATCATCATCTATTGGGGATGGGTTTGCTGATTCAAGTAA ATCGAGATTTGGCATTCGGAAAAGGTTCTTTATTGGAGACTGGGGAATGCATTTTTCCCCCAGGGTTGGTGGACGTGGGGCTAGAGATGTTATCAGTGGCATCCTGAGTTGCGAGGTGATTTCAGATGAAAGAGCAATTGATGAGAATAATGTGGGTAA TATTATTGTTTCTTGGGTTGGTTGGACGCAAGGAATGGGCAAGGATCGGTGCAGCGTAACAGAGCCGGTACAAGCACCAGTCATGGAAGATAGAGCAGGCCTTGGGAGTAAACAGAGGAAGACTTTGGAGGTCCAGGCAGGTGATAGTTACAGAACGCTCATACAGAAGAGATCTCTTGCCAGGTTCCATGAGATATCTCAGCAATTCCGATTAGTTCAGTGCATCCATGTGGAGCCGATGTCCTTTTGTTTCCTTCCTTTATTCTATGGACATGCTAGCTTTATAGCACTGTAA
- the LOC122081537 gene encoding SUPPRESSOR OF ABI3-5-like isoform X2: MDPGRYILHQGWDNNSASEGYGPLHEPDYRVGGSYDGRRFLDEGFSRDNIYPRGSYHRDIVERDNYPTQQSVVGVWPQQSFDEEYALIREPKRHEKPYIDGFREAAKYREIDRFQDGYRGVDSYHNVDSCHDYGFDRPARLGGQDRDEFAADDYDHRHRISYQSRGDSHEKGRYSYDSDYDRASRRDGSWRKRDSRDRDRDHDMRSRERDQSPHRRHERSRSRSHGHDDRLRSRSRSPRSRIHSRSHREDSYDDNQHERGEKRRDRDGKRLLDHSSAAEWGPIRHVRVIKERNSGISRGFAFIDFPSVGEARKMVDGIGDDGLVVDGRKLFFEYSSKPTTGAGGPPYGQENAVKSRSHQIAPPSDWMCTICNCVNFARRTSCFQCNEPRTDDAAAADVASSNPTQLGRKGSEAGPTHVLVVRGLDENADEEMLRYEFSKHAPIKDLRLVRDKFTHVSRGFAFVHFHSVEDATKALEATNGTTLEKNGQILRVAYAKSIHGPGLGASGASQSSSLAAAAIEAATFAQQYDAVGWAPKEYNPDDKQSTSGQEQGSSDGGQKDGSAPQSGFVWDEASGYYYDATSGFYYDGNTGLYYDSSNGTWYSYDQQTQQYVPCGDQNDKTSGKAANEPKASDSASNRKVVISAPAATITLNEKSASLPDAVQAAASAALAAEKKEKEKMKEIRVASKSNILANKKKMSNVLSMWKQRNNAGQAARIVLDDTQPSGSMDDRPKNKFRSDSMSAKENTSASLGFPSAVVGRGASNTLTTPITAQTASAVSEIGPQPVRNSSGGTLMGVIRGSGRGVMKSDATLSGRPFSSSPAITNIAATSAVNPETPAIQTPFRTDVSALGSYTPPATGSGKRRFSEKPASSHREQPQTTYRDRAAERRSLYGSSSIGDGFADSSKHA, from the exons ATGGATCCTGGACGATATATACTCCATCAAGGATGGGATAATAACAGC GCTTCGGAGGGTTATGGTCCACTGCATGAGCCAGACTATCG GGTTGGTGGTTCATATGATGGTAGGAGGTTTCTGGATGAGGGATTCTCAAGGGACAATATCTATCCAAGGGGCTCCTATCATCGGGACATTGTTGAGAGGGATAATTATCCAACTCAACAATCTGTTGTTGGTGTTTGGCCTCAACAAAGTTTTGATGAAGAGTATGCACTTATTAGGGAACCCAAGCGACATGAGAAGCCATATATTGATGGTTTTCGTGAAGCTGCTAAGTATCGTGAGATTGACAGGTTTCAGGATGGTTATCGTGGTGTTGACAGCTACCACAATGTAGATAGTTGCCATGATTATGGGTTTGATAGGCCTGCTAGGCTTGGAGGACAGGATCGTGATGAATTTGCCGCTGATGATTATGATCATAGACACCGTATTTCCTACCAAAGCAGGGGGGATAGCCATGAAAAGGGTCGATATAGTTATGACTCTGATTATGATAGAGCTAGTAGGAGAGACGGAAGTTGGAGGAAGCGTGACTCTCGTGATCGTGATCGCGACCATGATATGAGGAGTCGGGAAAGAGACCAAAGCCCACATAGGAGGCATGAGCGATCTCGATCTCGATCTCATGGGCATGATGATCGACTAAGATCAAGATCAAGGTCACCTCGAAGTCGCATCCATAGTCGAAGTCATCGGGAGGACAGCTATGATGACAATCAACATGAGAGGGGTGAAAAACGAAGGGACCGTGATGGCAAACGACTCCTTGATCATTCATCGGCG GCTGAGTGGGGACCCATCCGTCATGTACGTGTAATTAAAGAGAGGAATTCTGGGATCTCACGTGGTTTTGCTTTTATTGATTTCCCTTCTGTG GGAGAGGCACGTAAGATGGTGGATGGAATTGGAGATGATGGTCTGGTTGTGGATGGCAGGAAGCTCTTTTTTGAGTATAG TAGCAAGCCAACAACTGGAGCAGGTGGACCTCCTTATGGACAGGAAAATGCAGTGAAATCAAGAAGCCACCAAATTGCACCTCCATCTGATTGGATGTGCACTATTTGCAACTGTGTGAATTTTGCACGGCGGACTTCCTGTTTCCAG TGCAACGAGCCAAGGACTGATGATGCTGCAGCAGCGGATGTAGCGTCATCTAATCCCACCCAACTGGGAAGAAAAGGATCGGAAGCAG GTCCAACTCATGTTCTGGTTGTTCGTGGGCTGGATGAAAATGCTGATGAAGAAATGCTTCGGTATGAGTTCTCCAAACATGCTCCAATCAAG GATCTTCGTCTTGTCAGGGACAAATTTACTCATGTTTCTAGGGGATTTGCATTTGTCCATTTCCACTCG GTGGAGGATGCTACCAAAGCTTTGGAAGCAACAAATGGAACAACACTTGAAAAGAATGGTCAAATCTTACGGgtggcatatgcaaaaagcataCATGGTCCAGGGTTGGGTGCATCTGGGGCTTCACAGTCAAGCAGTCTTGCTGCTGCTGCAATTGAGGCAGCAACGTTTGCTCAACAG TATGATGCTGTTGGATGGGCACCTAAAGAATATAATCCAGATGATAAACAATCCACCAGTGGGCAGGAGCAAGGAAGCAGTGATGGAGGTCAAAAGGATGGCTCAGCTCCCCAATCTGGATTTGTATGGGATGAAGCATCTGGTTATTATTATGATGCCACTTCCGGGTTCTACTATGATGGGAATACAG GTCTTTATTATGATAGTAGCAATGGAACCTGGTATTCTTATGATCAGCAAACTCAGCAGTATGTCCCTTGTGGTGATCAGAATGACAAGACGTCTGGAAAAGCAGCAAATGAGCCAAAGGCATCTGATAGTGCTAGTAACAGAAAAGTAGTGATATCTGCACCTGCTGCTACAATAACATTAAATGAGAAGAGTGCGTCATTACCAGATGCTGTTCAGGCTGCTGCATCTGCAGCTCTTGCtgcagaaaagaaagagaaggagaaaatgaaagagataAGGGTGGCCTCAAAGAGCAACATTCTTGcgaacaagaagaaaatgagTAATGTTTTAAGCATGTGGAAGCAAAGGAATAATGCAGGTCAGGCAGCTCGGATCGTTCTCGATGACACTCAGCCTTCAGGTTCAATGGATGACAGGCCTAAAAACAAGTTCAGAAGTGATTCTATGTCAGCAAAGGAAAATACTTCTGCCAGTTTGGGATTTCCCTCAGCAGTTGTCGGTCGTGGTGCTAGTAACACGTTAACTACCCCAATTACTGCACAGACTGCTTCTGCAGTTTCTGAGATCGGACCACAACCTGTCAGAAACAGTTCAGGAGGCACATTAATGGGGGTGATTAGAGGTTCTGGAAGAGGGGTCATGAAGTCAGATGCTACTTTGTCTGGCAGACCTTTCTCCTCTTCACCTGCTATTACAAACATTGCAGCGACATCAGCAGTTAATCCAGAGACACCAGCCATACAAACTCCCTTCAGAACAGATGTATCTGCACTGGGTTCCTACACACCGCCTGCTACTGGAAGTGGCAAGCGAAGATTCTCTGAGAAGCCAGCTTCTTCTCATAGGGAACAGCCTCAGACAACATATAGGGACCGTGCAGCTGAGAGGAGGAGCCTCTATGGATCATCATCTATTGGGGATGGGTTTGCTGATTCAAGTAAGCATGCTTAA
- the LOC122081537 gene encoding SUPPRESSOR OF ABI3-5-like isoform X1 codes for MDPGRYILHQGWDNNSASEGYGPLHEPDYRVGGSYDGRRFLDEGFSRDNIYPRGSYHRDIVERDNYPTQQSVVGVWPQQSFDEEYALIREPKRHEKPYIDGFREAAKYREIDRFQDGYRGVDSYHNVDSCHDYGFDRPARLGGQDRDEFAADDYDHRHRISYQSRGDSHEKGRYSYDSDYDRASRRDGSWRKRDSRDRDRDHDMRSRERDQSPHRRHERSRSRSHGHDDRLRSRSRSPRSRIHSRSHREDSYDDNQHERGEKRRDRDGKRLLDHSSAAPSATLVVKGLSQKTTEEDLYQILAEWGPIRHVRVIKERNSGISRGFAFIDFPSVGEARKMVDGIGDDGLVVDGRKLFFEYSSKPTTGAGGPPYGQENAVKSRSHQIAPPSDWMCTICNCVNFARRTSCFQCNEPRTDDAAAADVASSNPTQLGRKGSEAGPTHVLVVRGLDENADEEMLRYEFSKHAPIKDLRLVRDKFTHVSRGFAFVHFHSVEDATKALEATNGTTLEKNGQILRVAYAKSIHGPGLGASGASQSSSLAAAAIEAATFAQQYDAVGWAPKEYNPDDKQSTSGQEQGSSDGGQKDGSAPQSGFVWDEASGYYYDATSGFYYDGNTGLYYDSSNGTWYSYDQQTQQYVPCGDQNDKTSGKAANEPKASDSASNRKVVISAPAATITLNEKSASLPDAVQAAASAALAAEKKEKEKMKEIRVASKSNILANKKKMSNVLSMWKQRNNAGQAARIVLDDTQPSGSMDDRPKNKFRSDSMSAKENTSASLGFPSAVVGRGASNTLTTPITAQTASAVSEIGPQPVRNSSGGTLMGVIRGSGRGVMKSDATLSGRPFSSSPAITNIAATSAVNPETPAIQTPFRTDVSALGSYTPPATGSGKRRFSEKPASSHREQPQTTYRDRAAERRSLYGSSSIGDGFADSSKHA; via the exons ATGGATCCTGGACGATATATACTCCATCAAGGATGGGATAATAACAGC GCTTCGGAGGGTTATGGTCCACTGCATGAGCCAGACTATCG GGTTGGTGGTTCATATGATGGTAGGAGGTTTCTGGATGAGGGATTCTCAAGGGACAATATCTATCCAAGGGGCTCCTATCATCGGGACATTGTTGAGAGGGATAATTATCCAACTCAACAATCTGTTGTTGGTGTTTGGCCTCAACAAAGTTTTGATGAAGAGTATGCACTTATTAGGGAACCCAAGCGACATGAGAAGCCATATATTGATGGTTTTCGTGAAGCTGCTAAGTATCGTGAGATTGACAGGTTTCAGGATGGTTATCGTGGTGTTGACAGCTACCACAATGTAGATAGTTGCCATGATTATGGGTTTGATAGGCCTGCTAGGCTTGGAGGACAGGATCGTGATGAATTTGCCGCTGATGATTATGATCATAGACACCGTATTTCCTACCAAAGCAGGGGGGATAGCCATGAAAAGGGTCGATATAGTTATGACTCTGATTATGATAGAGCTAGTAGGAGAGACGGAAGTTGGAGGAAGCGTGACTCTCGTGATCGTGATCGCGACCATGATATGAGGAGTCGGGAAAGAGACCAAAGCCCACATAGGAGGCATGAGCGATCTCGATCTCGATCTCATGGGCATGATGATCGACTAAGATCAAGATCAAGGTCACCTCGAAGTCGCATCCATAGTCGAAGTCATCGGGAGGACAGCTATGATGACAATCAACATGAGAGGGGTGAAAAACGAAGGGACCGTGATGGCAAACGACTCCTTGATCATTCATCGGCG GCTCCGTCAGCTACTCTTGTTGTGAAGGGTCTGTCGCAGAAAACAACTGAAGAGGATTTATATCAGATTCTT GCTGAGTGGGGACCCATCCGTCATGTACGTGTAATTAAAGAGAGGAATTCTGGGATCTCACGTGGTTTTGCTTTTATTGATTTCCCTTCTGTG GGAGAGGCACGTAAGATGGTGGATGGAATTGGAGATGATGGTCTGGTTGTGGATGGCAGGAAGCTCTTTTTTGAGTATAG TAGCAAGCCAACAACTGGAGCAGGTGGACCTCCTTATGGACAGGAAAATGCAGTGAAATCAAGAAGCCACCAAATTGCACCTCCATCTGATTGGATGTGCACTATTTGCAACTGTGTGAATTTTGCACGGCGGACTTCCTGTTTCCAG TGCAACGAGCCAAGGACTGATGATGCTGCAGCAGCGGATGTAGCGTCATCTAATCCCACCCAACTGGGAAGAAAAGGATCGGAAGCAG GTCCAACTCATGTTCTGGTTGTTCGTGGGCTGGATGAAAATGCTGATGAAGAAATGCTTCGGTATGAGTTCTCCAAACATGCTCCAATCAAG GATCTTCGTCTTGTCAGGGACAAATTTACTCATGTTTCTAGGGGATTTGCATTTGTCCATTTCCACTCG GTGGAGGATGCTACCAAAGCTTTGGAAGCAACAAATGGAACAACACTTGAAAAGAATGGTCAAATCTTACGGgtggcatatgcaaaaagcataCATGGTCCAGGGTTGGGTGCATCTGGGGCTTCACAGTCAAGCAGTCTTGCTGCTGCTGCAATTGAGGCAGCAACGTTTGCTCAACAG TATGATGCTGTTGGATGGGCACCTAAAGAATATAATCCAGATGATAAACAATCCACCAGTGGGCAGGAGCAAGGAAGCAGTGATGGAGGTCAAAAGGATGGCTCAGCTCCCCAATCTGGATTTGTATGGGATGAAGCATCTGGTTATTATTATGATGCCACTTCCGGGTTCTACTATGATGGGAATACAG GTCTTTATTATGATAGTAGCAATGGAACCTGGTATTCTTATGATCAGCAAACTCAGCAGTATGTCCCTTGTGGTGATCAGAATGACAAGACGTCTGGAAAAGCAGCAAATGAGCCAAAGGCATCTGATAGTGCTAGTAACAGAAAAGTAGTGATATCTGCACCTGCTGCTACAATAACATTAAATGAGAAGAGTGCGTCATTACCAGATGCTGTTCAGGCTGCTGCATCTGCAGCTCTTGCtgcagaaaagaaagagaaggagaaaatgaaagagataAGGGTGGCCTCAAAGAGCAACATTCTTGcgaacaagaagaaaatgagTAATGTTTTAAGCATGTGGAAGCAAAGGAATAATGCAGGTCAGGCAGCTCGGATCGTTCTCGATGACACTCAGCCTTCAGGTTCAATGGATGACAGGCCTAAAAACAAGTTCAGAAGTGATTCTATGTCAGCAAAGGAAAATACTTCTGCCAGTTTGGGATTTCCCTCAGCAGTTGTCGGTCGTGGTGCTAGTAACACGTTAACTACCCCAATTACTGCACAGACTGCTTCTGCAGTTTCTGAGATCGGACCACAACCTGTCAGAAACAGTTCAGGAGGCACATTAATGGGGGTGATTAGAGGTTCTGGAAGAGGGGTCATGAAGTCAGATGCTACTTTGTCTGGCAGACCTTTCTCCTCTTCACCTGCTATTACAAACATTGCAGCGACATCAGCAGTTAATCCAGAGACACCAGCCATACAAACTCCCTTCAGAACAGATGTATCTGCACTGGGTTCCTACACACCGCCTGCTACTGGAAGTGGCAAGCGAAGATTCTCTGAGAAGCCAGCTTCTTCTCATAGGGAACAGCCTCAGACAACATATAGGGACCGTGCAGCTGAGAGGAGGAGCCTCTATGGATCATCATCTATTGGGGATGGGTTTGCTGATTCAAGTAAGCATGCTTAA